The following are encoded together in the Rana temporaria chromosome 12, aRanTem1.1, whole genome shotgun sequence genome:
- the LOC120918386 gene encoding uncharacterized protein LOC120918386 produces the protein METCPFCGKAFKRLKTHLPHCKATEQAKKSPKTGKTKALLVEAKEQNLKKKILQNPKEASSLASADPLHVAVTPPQALPGGSKFLKASEDNWTWPDRGADFRGAKGKSRSAGVKSTVYENVSKKALLEEAKEQCIKNKVLQDPKVASSLAPTDPLHVAVTPPQTSALQALPGGPEFLKASENNWTWPNPEADFRGDIGKSRSDDVKSTVYEEVSKKDLLVEAKEQCLKNKVLQNPTVASSLAPTDPPHVAVTPPQTSALQALPGGSEFLKASEDNWTWPNSEADFRGDIGKSRSDDVKSTVFEEVSKKALLVKAKEQYLNKEGDDTMETTKKAQLNKKKHSCQESCKTQQFTHEENESEHVKKDIKNNHLGHTHGNDHLIDKEENRSDYCPIEGSTTLTSLWSPEVATSIVHTDPLPGAVAPSQISALQVLQGGSEFLKASENNFTWPNYKGDFRGAIEKTANIGIESPLYEEVSKKASLANAKEKCVKNEEDTTLTLPNHKGNFTGSIQKTGSLGIKLPLYKEVSKVMEDRTRGEDHCSFQNGFKGSLNESLFQKPELPSEPNSSFLPGYLPSFWLYTR, from the exons ATGGAAACCTGTCCATTCTGCGGGAAGGCCTTCAAAAGGCTGAAGACCCATTTACCGCACTGTAAGGCAACTGAGCAGGCAAAGAAAAGTCCAAAAACAGGGAAGACGAAAGCTTTATTGGTGGAAGCAAAAGAGCAAAACTTAAAGAAGAAAATTTTgcagaacccgaaggaggccagtTCATTGGCATCAGCAGACCCCCTTCATGTAGCAGTCACACCGCCTCAAGCCTTGCCTGGAGGCTCCAAATTCTTGAAGGCCTCAGAGGACAACTGGACTTGGCCCGACCGCGGGGCAGATTTTAGAGGTGCCAAAGGGAAATCGAGAAGCGCTGGTGTCAAGTCAACTGTATATGAGAACGTTTCCAAGAAAGCTTTATTGGAGGAAGCCAAAGAGCAatgcataaaaaataaagttttgcaggACCCGAAGGTGGCCAGTTCATTGGCACCAACAGACCCCCTTCATGTAGCAGTCACACCACCTCAAACATCAGCTCTTCAAGCCTTGCCAGGAGGCCCCGAATTCTTGAAGGCCTCAGAAAACAACTGGACTTGGCCAAACCCTGAGGCAGATTTTAGAGGTGACATAGGGAAATCGAGAAGCGATGATGTCAAGTCAACTGTATATGAAGAAGTTTCCAAGAAAGATTTATTGGTGGAAGCAAAAGAGCAatgcttaaaaaataaagttttgcagaACCCAACGGTGGCCAGTTCATTGGCACCAACAGACCCCCCTCATGTAGCAGTCACACCACCTCAAACATCGGCTCTTCAAGCCTTGCCAGGAGGCTCCGAATTCTTGAAGGCCTCAGAGGACAACTGGACTTGGCCAAACTCCGAGGCAGATTTTAGAGGTGACATAGGGAAATCGAGAAGCGATGATGTCAAGTCAACTGTATTTGAAGAAGTTTCCAAGAAAGCTTTATTGGTGAAAGCCAAAGAGCAATACCTAAATAAGGAAGGAGATGACACAATGGAAACGACAAAAAAGGCACAGCTCAATAAAAAGAAACACAGTTGTCAAGAATCTTGTAAAACCCAACAATTTACGCATGAAGAAAATGAAAGTGAACATGTAAAGAAAGACATCAAAAATAATCATTTAGGTCACACTCATGGCAATGATCATTTAATTGATAAAGAAGAGAATAGATCTGATTATTGTCCCATAGAGGGTTCCACCACTCTGACCAGTTTATGGAGTCCGGAAGTGGCAACTTCAATAGTGCACACAGACCCACTTCCCGGAGCAGTCGCACCTTCTCAAATATCAGCTCTTCAAGTCTTGCAAGGAGGATCTGAATTCTTGAAGGCCTCAGAGAACAACTTTACTTGGCCAAACTACAAGGGAGATTTTAGAGGTGCCATAGAGAAAACGGCAAACATTGGCATTGAGTCACCTTTATATGAAGAAGTTTCTAAGAAAGCATCATTGGCGAATGCCAAAGAGAAATGCGTAAAAAATGAAGAAGACACCACCTTGACTTTGCCAAACCACAAGGGAAATTTTACAGGTTCCATACAGAAAACAGGAAGCCTTGGCATCAAGTTGCCTTTATACAAAGAAGTTTCCAAAGTCATGGAGGACAGAACGCGAGGAGAAGATCATTGCAGCTTTCAAAATGGTTTTAAAGGTTCTTTAAATGAGAGCCTTTTCCAGAAACCTGAGCTGCCTTC tgagccaa